The following are encoded in a window of Primulina tabacum isolate GXHZ01 unplaced genomic scaffold, ASM2559414v2 Contig332, whole genome shotgun sequence genomic DNA:
- the LOC142534098 gene encoding uncharacterized protein At5g64816-like isoform X2 — protein MVEVWCSLVGACVPFLIASQAFRMKAKHAEEQRIKSARGREKTADDIFVCERVFTSKRMLNKVGAFSKVPITDTCVMVCGVSELDACSDACARTVCINQHQVPNWNDVCLRRCQSECLKISASRSS, from the coding sequence ATGGTTGAGGTATGGTGCTCCCTGGTCGGAGCATGTGTTCCGTTCTTGATTGCAAGTCAAGCATTTAGAATGAAGGCAAAACATGCTGAGGAGCAAAGAATCAAAAGTGCTCGAGGCAGGGAGAAGACCGCGGATGACATTTTTGTGTGTGAGAGAGTTTTCACTTCAAAGAGAATGTTGAATAAAGTTGGAGCATTCTCCAAGGTTCCAATCACCGATACTTGTGTCATGGTATGTGGTGTTTCTGAGCTGGATGCTTGCTCCGATGCTTGTGCTCGAACTGTCTGCATCAACCAACACCAAGTGCCTAATTGGAATGATGTTTGCCTCCGAAGGTGTCAGAGCGAATGTCTCAAAATATCCGCATCTCGGTCCTCTTGA